tttctcaaAATTAAATTCTGATTGTTCAAATGACTAGGGCAATACATAAAtagagacagaaattcgaaatgagcctaaaaaagacaacgggccaaacacaaacccaaaaacaaaatgcccaaaatacttgaaaaaacataaaaatggaaaaaactaatagaaataagcgttttttcggcccggacgatgacccaaaccgctgTAGGCTgtttgcagcaagatagagcATTTTCTCACGTTCgaatcgcctggtcgcacgtcccaaacggacccccgtagcccaagttagagccattttagtgaggccccttttgttacgcggtcttgggcctccaaatacaaaatagcccgttcctccacacttgggcccgcatcaaaACTCCTCCAGTCTGGGCCAATTacaagaaaaatgtaccagaaagggccttgaaactgaaaagaatgaaagaagagctgataactactgattatgggtcaaggaacCAGGTTACAAGGTGGCCAGAAGAAAAGGTGTTAGctacctacaaaaggttggaagagTTAAGGAAGAGAGATCCGACTGCTCCTAAAAAGCTTGATTATCCGGAAGCAGTGGTTCcagtcaaacaacaaaaattgcCAATCAGGAGACCCACTGCTCCACATGATaccatcctttatcaaagaaggaaacaaaagcagatggatcaattaacaaaagaagacaaGGCTCAAGAAGAATACATCATCAAAATGGTTCTTCAGACACTTATGGAAGAAAAACAAGACTCAGCACAatctaaactttaagtttttatactctaaactttaagtatttaccgattgacttatttatttattttatttataagtctatataaatataactatattCATCATTTGTatttgttatgcatggttttctaagaaacgacctgTGTTTGCACACGAGTCTTACCGCtagtctactataataaaagaaaacaaatttgggacacatgtcactcattgtagccatctattttttagttttcccACCTATCTATTCTACCTAATTAtcaataattaatttaattaaaagataattatacaattgaatttaatataaatttaattattaattttacaCTCATATCTTAACTTCATAAAAACAATtcatataggagataatataatattttgaaattttcatcagatttaattatttatccTTGAAATCTAATATTATGTTATTCaattaataaaaacataatatCATCACAAATTTCAAGTCACCGTTTAGCAATCCTTCGGTATTATtcttattgttgttattattattatcattattgttattattattattattatataatccaatattttgttaaaataatataaatataaatataatattcaAACATAGATCATTGTGTAATTTTATCATTATACATGTGAATATTAGCCATAAACTATAAACAAAATTAATACCATAGTCCCATGTTAACATAAACATTGTCTATCCTCATTATtattaatttagttttaaaaaaGTGTAATCACTCTATGTATCGTGTATCGAGTATATccagtatatccgttagttttttttaaagatataattttttattatcttatctggtatataaaattagatttattcaacacgtgtaatgcacaaagtttttttttaagatataacttcttttattatttactatacaaaattacatatattcaacccgtgtaatatacatgtaggttttaaaaacaaaactttttataattattatttagtgtATAAAATTAGTTTTATTCAACTTCTGAAATATACTgggtttttaattatttaatatataaaattatatttattcaatccgtgtaatacacggggttctaaacTAGTGTAAGATATAagaattatattaaaaaaataactaaaaaaaactaaaaatggaCACCATACAATTCGCTTAAAAGTGTAATTAAAAAATAGAAGGAAAACAAAAATATGTGAAATGGACCAATAAAAAGAAATATTCTTTAGGTACTTTaaaaatctattatatataataaatgaaagttatttgggccacgtgtcagtaaattagggcatcctcagttctgttttcccgcccaacagtaccaCACTTCCATCCCTTTTATACTTTCTCCGTCtccttttttctttttcaaaacccTGAATCTGAATCTTCTTCTCCTGTACTCTTCTTCCTTCTTAATCAAAGATCAAAGCAAATCATCTCATCATGAATCATTTAGCCTTTGTAATTTTCATGTCTGATTATACCATGAAGAGGTAATATCTGGCTTTTGTAATTATCATCCCGAGCTATAGTTGGGAAGATTCTTTCATCTTCTTCGTCGGCAAGGTTTTTCCATTTGAGGTTTGATTTGTATGTTTATAGATATGTGTTGATTTCTTCTTATTTTTATACCAAGTTTTAATTAAACCCTAATTTCTAATTGTAATCTCATCATATGGTTCCAAGGTTGTTGTCATCGATGGTCATCAAAGTTGAAATCCGCTTACCTGCGGATAGATTTCCGCCATGAACTGGTATGTTTGAATATGTTCAGAAACTAAGGGTTTTTTTCTTAACGGTGATGACATGAGTACAACAAATGTTGATTATTGATCTTTGAATATGTTTACCGattattctttttgaaattagggtttcatttgCTTGAGATTTGAATCTTCCGATTGTTGAAGCCTTTGAAGCCGATCCTTTTAAATTTCCAGTTCCCGAGGTAGTATCTGTTTGTAATAGCAGTGGTTCAGCATCTACAGTGGACTCAACATCTACAGTGGATTCAACATCAGGTGTTtgctattattgtttgatgttgtttgctattgttgtttgatgttgtttgctattattgtttgatgttgtttgctatgttgtttgatgttgtttgctattattgtttgatgttgtttgctattattgtttgatgttgtttgctattattgtttgatgttgtttgctattgTTGTCAAGTAAGGTAAAAATGGCCATTctaattatctgaatattgcgtATGATATCCTTTTAATTTTAATCGCCCAACAAgttttttggtttgtttctttCATATTTCATTACGATTTGTATGCTTTTAGGGTTTGATTTTATATTGGTCATCACATTAATGGTCAGTACTCAAGAATATTGGATGGTTTACTTAGTTTTATTTTGGGTATTTTTGGATGATTTCATCCATTTCTTTAGATAGTTCATGATTGAAGATGCAGTTGAAGGGATCATTTGAGTGAAATGAATGTTGATTTATCAGAAGATGCAGTTGAAGGTATCTTAAATAAGGTAataattgcattacatccctgttgaaaaatagaattgataaatttagggaaagtgaggttgaaagatgttaacccaacagtggagatCTCATTCTACAGTTTCGATAAATTAAGGGTATTCTCATATAATTCTTCCTAGATGCTTCCAATGAAGTGGCACTTTGGACATCTGTagtcttcaaacatctattatctattatctattctatctattatatataatagataataataGATAGAATAGATCatagataatagatgtttgaagaacAACAGATGTCCAAACTGCTGATTCTTTGGAAGCAGCCAGGAACCATTATATGAGAATACCCTTaatttatcgaagctgtagaatgagatcctctagtgttgggttatcatctttcaacctcgctttccctaaatttatcaattctatttttcaacagggatgtaatgcaattatTCCTCTTAATCAAATAGATCGACCCTTGCTTCCTCTCAAAGTGTTATGGAatggttataacagctgatcatgctaaggaatgttataactaaccactgctccttaCAAAGACTGATGGACTTAAATACTGATGAGGCCTATCCACTGTTGATGACAAATCCCTGTTAAAGTTGAATGTGCTAAGGACTATTATAACTAACCACTGCTTCTTATATAAtcatcgttccagtatcattgttccaatatcgtcgtttcaatgaagcttcccatcacacatcaacctttcaatatcgatgatgcagtataattgttgcaacatcgtgaaaagttgcatgtgctaccttctttgatgggagagttgtaAGTTGAATGGACGATATGTATCTCTTCTTCTCAATACTCGGCATTTGTTCATAAAGGATAAGAGAAAACTGAAGCTCTCCCTAACCCATTTTCAGAAAAAAATTTGTTGATATGTAGTTTCCCTTGATAATggtatttgttttaatttttgatttTTACTCAAGTTTTGTTATCTTAGttgtgactaaatgatgattgtgaatgatctgctgctgatgatgatgatgattgttctatggtttccagtatcattgttccaacatcgtttaaaGTATGTGTGTTTTGCTACtccaattttgaattttttatttttttatttttttattttgaagtgatatactctaattcttgctttatatttcagtctaatcacagttgtttgaaattcataatctgctgcgggttattataggtttgtattaaaGAAGCGTAAActtaaattaaacacaaagaaaaatttttaaatctaCATTTATAACGATTTTTGCtggtgactaaatgatgattatatGTGACTctgggcagatgatgatgatgtagaacacgtagtagttcctactaaacgcaagaaagcATCTGCTATTGttgtaagataagattttatcttactagagtaatggtgtttcctgccttttttgtattaaaagaagcacaaagtttggtttaaagcagttctttatgaacaaagttaagtattaagtatatgaggacagggctactcttccacagctgaagaagtgttttcatgtactgcatcttggtctgttcaTGGGAGATCAGCTTTCTATAAATCATGCTGTTGATGCATTGAGTActtccgtggagttcatggcgattgtcgaagatatactttgatggagtttaaagctaaaagcactaaattttaagctaaaagcactaaatttttgtTGTTAGGTTCGTAAATTTCTTGGTGTTCTTAGATTTTAAATTGTTGCTTTTAGATTCGTAAATTTCTTAgtttcgttttcttgaattctatgtaattttgtaaagttcAATAACAAACACTGGTTTAAACATCTGTTTGCATTGAGGTCAATAGataatggaaacccatgttaggttgaacagtgtttttaagaggaaaacagtgtgagaagacagtagatcATATTAACTTATCTGTTCAtggttaaacagatgtttggccttttatatcaaaggtttggacttaaacagttgtttgaccttaaacagatgtttggccaaaacagatgtttcgccttctgtatcagatatttggacttaaacagatgtttgaccttaaacaaatgtttggccttaaaccaaacatctgtttaaggtcaacatctATTTCACTATTGGCCAACATttgattgacttttggtcaacatctgtttgaattttggtcaatatcttattttttaaacaagtacaaaatcccaaatcaccctaTCATTTAAGTGAATTGAAGTAAAAGTGGAATTGATATTATTCATGTGGTCCTGTTGTTGTTTTGTTTGACCtctaatatgggttcatgatctaatccggtgatttgaagacattgttgtttcatgtttatactaataaataaaaatcaagtacacttggatgattattaagctcctcattttgattgtttgggtatagtattcttgaaattgatctttttttttttgcaaacagatgtttatgggcaaacatccatttatgggcaaacatccatttatggccaaacttctgtttatgggcaaacatctgtttaagcttagacctttgtttatgttaacaatGTTTATATGTAATAGTGTTTTTCACATTAGTGTTTTATAgtctgttaggttgttagatgtcatcaccatagtgttttatatgtaacaatttttatgacatcagtgtttatatgtaacactGTCTATCCCAACAGtttttatatgtaacagtatttatcacatcacttCATTGGTTTGATCTATACTATAAATTGAACAGTTGTTTCAtttttatactaataaataaaaataaagtacacttggatgattattaagctcctcattttgattgtttaggtatagtattcttgaaattggaACAATGtttgcaaacagatgtttatgggcaaacatttgtttaagctcggagatttgtttaaggccaaaaatctgtttatggccaaattTCTTTTTATGGGCAATCATCTGTTTAACTTCAAACTTTTGTTTAAGTCCAGACAACTGATATATAAggcaaaacatctgtttaagccccaacatctgtttaaaagcctgttacaaccactgtgttggttgaaacatttgattgttaaaagttatccactgctgaaatacaacctatgtttcttcaatcttcgtgttgaccactgacttaccaaacatcagtgtttaaaaaactgttgggtatccactgataggaaaaaataaccactgctcacttttttattgttgacatccattGATATTGACCATCAACGGTTTTTCTAAAAAAcagccactgctcacatttttattattgatggtgttaattagtgatagattgaaattatcaaataaaaactagaattacaatgaaattaccattttacctaatctttacattccaatgagataagagttcctccaacattgttttcgtgataaaatttaaagttaaattaaaaaataaaaaaatacttgatgactatttgttccgaatcaaatcagtaattaatgcaaatttcttgagctttggacatttaaaatatgcaaaatgggaATTTCAAACTGACGGGTATTATCTCTTAGTTAAAGTTAAgataaaaattagaaaagtcatcatgacaattgctttcaaatcagatcactgataatatcagtaatttttaaaattaaaaatatgcaaaatggtaatttaaaattgacgttctctttttttttcctactttgcatatcatttctaatatttaatCAGTTTAATAAAGCAGGATATAAAGATATACACTACTTACCtttcagttcccaataaacatcagttcccaataaacatcatgacaattgctttcaaatcagatcagtaattactgataatatcagtaattttgaaattcaaaattcaaaccatatattcttatcctataaataagatacaATTATCTGGTTTCACATTCAAATCTCGCTCGCTAATATATGTGAGCGTAtctttctctctcaaatgcatctttctcatGATTCAGCCGCTtatctccgattacacttctttgttcgaatatttgttgattatgtttacatgttatcgttccagtatcattgttccaacatcttCGTTTCAATGAAAATTCGCATcccacatcaacctttcaatatcgatgctgcagtatcattgttgcaacatcgtgaaaagttgcatgtgctacctttTTTATGGCAGAGTTGCAGCTTGAACGGATGATATGTATCTTCTATCTTGAAAAGTTCCATGTGCtatcttctttgatgggagagttgcatttTTTGATTTTCGTTAAATCGAAAGTCATGTTTTCTTGCGCCAGGAAGATTTTCTggttttatagaaagtatagattcgtGCAATATCGTGAGAACTCAGAtgtgctacaacagttgagaagatacctttgcattttaggtttatttcttatttgtgttgtcattaatatagagtgcggtgatagtgaCGTGCAGTTCACAGAGCCGTTCCTACGTTTTCGGAGGCCCTAATCGAACTATGAAGTGGTGGCCCTTTTGCAAAATTATCGTTTTCAACATAGTTAGTAACAAAACCCTCCTCCTTTATCCGGGCTTGGGACCGGCAATTATAAACTAAAAAAAGTTTATAATTGGCgtagttaaattttttttttaaagtcatATGTTTTCTATAATTATAGtatgtttaaataaaatctacttttCTAGCTTTAACCGAGGCAAATTCTTTGATGAAATTATCGTAATCAAGTTCTTCTAAAAAATCTTTTTCGATTGACATAATAGCTAAACCGTTTAATCTTTCTTGTGACATTGTAGATCTTAAGtaattttttattagttttaatttgGAAAAGCTACGTTCTGCTGTAGCAACGGTTACAGGAATGGTTAACACAATTCTATAGGCGATATATGCATTTGGAAAAGAATTAAAGTTTTTAATATAAGTTAATATATTGGTAAGTGTGTCAGATTCTACATGTATAATGTCTCTTAGCATTTTTAGTTCGTCAAATAAATCTAAACCATCAATATCAATATGATTATCATAGTTCCAAAACTTTTCCAGATAAATGCACTTCTCTTTTAAAATTTTTTGATCTAAAGATTTTAACTTTTTTATACTAaacaaaaaaccaaaaatttGTTCGAACTCTTTAAACTGAGCAAATCTACTTTCGAGTGAAACACTAGCTTGATCTACTATGTATAAAAAGTAATCCGTTCTAAAACAATCAATAGGAGTTTTCAAAGTCTCATTATCAACATTTTCATCAAATCTTCTATTTCTACGAATAACACGTTTTTCACGAAAACTAGGTTCAATGCCCATCTTTAAAGCAAGTTCTTTAGCCTCAATCATAGCATTTTCAAATCCTTCATCCCTAaactttttaaaataaataataagtcCATCTAGTTGTTTTATAGcaatatctatacacatatctTTTGATTGTAAGTTTTTACTAACTACATTAATAGCATGTAAAACCTCATACCAAATAACCATCGCTAATAAAAATTCAAATTTATCCAACTCATTTTCAACTAAAGATTTAGCCTCACTTTTAACATTTGCCTCAGTACTATCACGATACAAATCCATTAATGCATCTCTTAGTTTTGGAGCTTGAAACCTAATTGCTTTAACACTTTCTAATCGACTTTCCCAACGTGTTTGTGATAATGATTTAAGAGTTAAATATGGTATATTATCTTGTAAAATTTTCCATCTTTTAGTGGATGATGCAAAAATAGAATAAATACGTTGTATGGTTCCAAAAAAATCTTGAACTTTGTCACAAGCGCTAGCCATATCAGAAATAACTAAATTTAAACTATGACAACCACATGGAGCATAAAAGGCTCTAGGATTAACTTCTAACAATCGTTTTTGTACTCCCTTATGTTTTCCTTTCATATTTGAACCATTATCATAACCTTGGCCTCTAATGTCATCCACATTAAGTCCTATTCTATTAAGTTCCTCAGTAATAGAATTAAAAAGACCTTTACCGGTTGTATCATTCACtattaaaaattctaaaaagtaTTCTTTAACTTCTATTGAAGTTGGCGAAATATCTAAACATCGTAAGATAATGGACATTTGTTCTTTGTGGCTTATATCGGGTGTGCAATCAAGAATAATTGAAAAGTATTTAGCTTCTTTAACCTTTTTAATAATTCTTGTTTTGACCTCATTTGATAATAATTGTATTAGTTCATTTTGCATTCTGGGTCCAAGATAATGATTATGAATTTCTTTATTTTGTATGCGTCTAACATGTTCTTGCATTATCGGGTCAAATTCTGCAATCATCTCAATACCGGCTAAAAATAAACCATTGTTTTCTTCATACAATTGTTCATTTGTCCCACGAAATGCTAAATTATGTGTACCAAGACTCTTTACAAGGGCAATACTTCTTTTTAGCACATTTCTCCAATGTtctttttctttatttaattgattttgattttgtttaTCGATTGTCTTATTTTTCGCCAATCTTATCTCTAGTTCCATCCATATTCTCATATTGTTAATATGTACTTTACTTTTTTCATGTTCTTTTAATTTACTACTAATATTTTTCCAATCGTTATTACCTTCTTTAGCTAAGCTACTAGTACATTGATTCACGTTAAACAATTtacaacaaaaacaaaacgcTCTATCCAAATCTATAGAATAAATCAACCATTTTCTTTCTAGCGTTTCACCATTTGGTAATGTTCGCATATAGTGAGATGTATTAAAGCTTCTTGAGTGTTCATCTTGTGGAAAATCGTAATCATGAATTTTAATCGGACCTTTTTCTACGAGTATATCTCTTAGAACAATACTAATATTATTCCATTGACTTGGATCAACAAAATTTATAGGTATTTCATCGGTTGTAAATTCATCATTTGTAGGTTTTTCGTCGTTTGTAGGTTCATTATTTGTAGGTGTATCACTATCGTTTGTAGGTTCATTATTTGTAGGTGTATCAATATCGTTTGTAGGTTGACTTGTTGTAGGTGTATCACTATCGTTTGTAGGTTGACTTGTTGTAGGCGTACAAAATTTTAGAAGTGCTCCCTTTTGTGATTCAATTAAAGCTTCTTGTTTACGTTTTTTAGCCTTTTTGAATGACCGGATTCAAAAGTTCGAATTCGATTTGACATTGCTAAAATATAAATCTATTTAAGAGATGGATAATGAGCCCTAATTCCCTAAACAAAAAATTATTCAAATAGCAAATTATGACAGAAGAATAAGCCCTAATTCCCTAAACAACACCTTGATTAAGGAAAAAAGCAAATTATGAAAGAATAATAACTGAATAAACCCTAATTCCCTAAACAACAAATTAATTCAAGAAAAAAATCAGATATCTAACCTGAGTTCCGACTTCCGAGTGGAGAAGAAGATATTCCAACAAATTGAAAAAAGCAAATATGAGTCTATGGCATTGAGTTCCGACTTCCGAGAACTTCTGAACTGATATTCCACGTCTGCCACAAATCAAGATTCCGAGAACAGATATCAATCGAGAACTGAGCACTGAGGGTTTGTAAGGTTGTTAATTTGTTTGATGACTGAATAAACTGAATGGAGAAGAAGATATAGACGTTAATACCTGTCAATCGACGTTTTAGGCGACGTTTTAGGCGACGATTCAGGGGACGATTCATTATGTTCTTGTATCTGTGCGACGAATTAGTGAATTGTTTGGAGACTGATGCAACGACTTTCCATGTTCCAGACTTTCCATGTTCCAGGCGGCGACTTCATCATGTTCCAGACGATTCTTTATTTTTTGTTTGTGAGAGAAGATTTGGGCCTTTATTTTCTTCTTAGACGTTCAGGCCTATTCTTTGGGCTTCTTAGTTtagtttaaaattaaaaaaatgggCCTAGTATATGAGGAACCCTCAAAAAAATTGGAGGCCTTTTATTTTGGGTGGCCCTAGGCTTGTGCCTAGGGTGGGAAGCCCATTGGGCCGGCTCTGgcagttcatggcgatgctgaaggccatacatcgagaggttcagcaatcgatggagttgaaactaaagtttcttaattcttgctgttattcttagatttgaactttaatattgttcagtatgtgatgtaattattggacttttagttttaaggtcatgaataaatgaataaatttaattttatgaatctatgttgtgttttatttttacttattatttagtGTTTCAGTaatatttagattatgttgatgttgaattgtgtttgaatatctgtttggtaagtcaacagaggtttaatagtgtcaaggatttgtttgatggtcaacctctgtttcttcattcttcatgttgaccACTCACTGACCAAACATCTGTGTTACAATCACTGTTGGCTATCCGCTGATAGTTAAAAAATAGTCACGGCTCACATTTTATTGTTGAAATCCACTGATATTGAGAATCATTGGTTTTCCTAAAAAAcatccactgctcacattttcaacagggatgtaatgcaacGAGTCCTCTCAAATGAATAGACGGACACTTGCTTCCTCTAAAAGGGTTATGGtgtggttataacagctgatcatgctaaggactgttataactaaccacttctccttataaagactgatgggCTTATTGACTCATGAGGCCTATgcactgttgaagacaaagccctGTTAAAGACAAGCACTTATGTACCTAAAGCCTGATCAACGAAAGGAAAACCACTGCTTAGTAGCAGCAGTGTTTCAGCATCTACAGCGGATTCAACTTTAGTATTTATGTATCAGTGTttcttatgtaacagtgtttagtgtaGCAGTGGTTCTCTATACTTTATATCTCGAGACAAACCCTATACAAATTCATAGACGAACCACTATCCAACAACAAAAGTGGTTCAGCATCAACAGTAGATAttctacctttgtttatgttaacagtattTATATGTAACATTAtttatcacatcagtgttttatactCTGTTAGATTGTTAGATTTCATATCACTGAGATGTTTATATGTAACGTTATTTATCACATAACCCCATTTTGATTGTTAGATTTCATATCACTGATCTATACTATAAATTGAACAGTGGTTTAATCTTTATACTACTAAATAAAAATGaagtacacttggatgattattaagctcctcattttgattgtttgggtatagtattcttgaaatttcTCTTTTTTTGCAAACAAATGTTTATGGGCCAACTTCTTTTTAACGttaaacatttgtttaatttcaaacatctgtttatgtccAAATATTTGTTTAACTCCAAACAACTGATATAGAAGGTCAaatatctgtttaaggtcaaacaatctcaaaatagttaaaaatgatagttttcattaatccttaaaagtctgttacaaccactgatttggttcaaacatctgattgTTAATTGTTATCCACTGTTGAAAGACAACTTCTGTTTCTTCAATCTTCATGTTGACCACTGTCTGActaaacatcagtgtttcaatagctgttggctatccactgatagttaaataATAGTCAGCAAACTATTGCCCATAGCCAAGAAAGTATAACTTAGCAGATGTTTCCTTTGGCAAACATATAGCATAGCAGTGGTTTTGTAATtgccggtaatttcaaattcaaaatgccttGGGATATGTACTTTGCAATTAATGCACGTCAAGCAATCACTTCTGTCTTATGGTAAAGGCGTCTTATAGGTAAATGAATAGGTTAATTGCAATTATAATAAcgtgtttaattttatattttccCATGTAAATGCATTAAAAGCCTAACGAGTGTCGCTTCATATTCTTTCGTCTGACGATGTATTTAGTTATAACCGccttcattgggtatataaaatacattgggCAGAGGTTTTGGTCATTATCGTTTTCATCCATCTACTAAATCCTCTTCAAAAATTTTGTTGACGAGATTTTCACAATGCTCTCTGCAGAATGGAAAAATTTGGGTTTCAAGTGATTGttgacgagattttcacaaggctctctgcAGAAGATATTGGCCGTTTCAAATGTCTTTCGAAGAATTTTTATAAGGAATTGTCAAGTCATGCATTTCAGATGATGCATGCTATCCGAAGTGGAGATTCAGTACAAAAGAAACTACTATCCTTTAAAGACACGTCAATTGTCATTGACGACGTAGTTGGTGGTAATTTGGATGTTGTTAGAAGcaaaaccttaagttttcctaacaatgAGCACCCTAGCTTCTTACGTATTATATCTTCATTTAATGGTTTGTTGTTAGTTTGCAATGAAGAGATTTCCTGTCAGttgattctttggaatccaactaTCAGGTGGTATAAGGTTTTGTGTGATGACTACTTCAATTACAATCATCATCGAAACTCTGATACTGGTGGAATTTATTTTGATCAGTTCAATCTCTGATACTGGTGGAATTTATTTTGATaagttcaatgatctgaaagtgctgaacatcagatgttaccg
The Helianthus annuus cultivar XRQ/B chromosome 6, HanXRQr2.0-SUNRISE, whole genome shotgun sequence genome window above contains:
- the LOC110944733 gene encoding zinc finger MYM-type protein 1-like — translated: MGNRAALAAGATNERLPRQAEKQGRRRGISVQKFSEVGTQCHRLIFAFFNLLEYLLLHSEVGTQAKKRKQEALIESQKGALLKFCTPTTSQPTNDSDTPTTSQPTNDIDTPTNNEPTNDSDTPTNNEPTNDEKPTNDEFTTDEIPINFVDPSQWNNISIVLRDILVEKGPIKIHDYDFPQDEHSRSFNTSHYMRTLPNGETLERKWLIYSIDLDRAFCFCCKLFNVNQCTSSLAKEGNNDWKNISSKLKEHEKSKVHINNMRIWMELEIRLAKNKTIDKQNQNQLNKEKEHWRNVLKRSIALVKSLGTHNLAFRGTNEQLYEENNGLFLAGIEMIAEFDPIMQEHVRRIQNKEIHNHYLGPRMQNELIQLLSNEVKTRIIKKVKEAKYFSIILDCTPDISHKEQMSIILRCLDISPTSIEVKEYFLEFLIVNDTTGKGLFNSITEELNRIGLNVDDIRGQGYDNGSNMKGKHKGVQKRLLEVNPRAFYAPCGCHSLNLVISDMASACDKVQDFFGTIQRIYSIFASSTKRWKILQDNIPYLTLKSLSQTRWESRLESVKAIRFQAPKLRDALMDLYRDSTEANVKSEAKSLVENELDKFEFLLAMVIWYEVLHAINVVSKNLQSKDMCIDIAIKQLDGLIIYFKKFRDEGFENAMIEAKELALKMGIEPSFREKRVIRRNRRFDENVDNETLKTPIDCFRTDYFLYIVDQASVSLESRFAQFKEFEQIFGFLFSIKKLKSLDQKILKEKCIYLEKFWNYDNHIDIDGLDLFDELKMLRDIIHVESDTLTNILTYIKNFNSFPNAYIAYRIVLTIPVTVATAERSFSKLKLIKNYLRSTMSQERLNGLAIMSIEKDFLEELDYDNFIKEFASVKARKVDFI